Proteins encoded in a region of the Rutidosis leptorrhynchoides isolate AG116_Rl617_1_P2 chromosome 9, CSIRO_AGI_Rlap_v1, whole genome shotgun sequence genome:
- the LOC139866671 gene encoding cytochrome c: MASFSEAPAGNATAGEKIFKMKCAQCHTVEKGAGHKQGPNLNGLFGRQSGTTAGYSYSAANKSKAVQWEENTLYDYLLNPKKYIPGTKMVFPGLKKPQDRTDLIAYLKASTA; encoded by the exons ATGGCGTCTTTCTCGGAAGCTCCTGCCGGAAATGCCACCGCCGGCGAGAAGATCTTCAAGATGAAGTGCGCTCAATGTCACACCGTTGAAAAAGGCGCTGGCCATAAACAAG GGCCCAATCTTAATGGACTATTTGGAAGGCAGTCTGGAACCACAGCTGGATATTCTTACTCTGCTGCTAACAAGAGCAAGGCTGTTCAATGGGAGGAAAATACCCTTTATGACTATCTTTTGAACCCCAAGAAG TACATTCCTGGAACAAAGATGGTTTTCCCAGGACTGAAAAAGCCACAAGATCGTACAGATCTCATTGCATACTTGAAGGCATCCACagcttaa